TACGAGataaatatgcaattaaaaGATACCTGAtggataaaaaaatacaaaaatcgtTATTGCAGTGATGTAAAGtatcttgaatttgaataaatttgTGGGGAAAACAGAAAATATGTAATGTAtgaatattgatgatttttttttgatgatgataacatgaaaaaaatcacaaatgTGCCTTCCATAATTTATTAGGCATTCAATTATAATTACttttctatttaatatttatttattacaatatatatatatatatatatatacatatatatatatatatatacacacatatatatatatatacatatatatatatatacatatatatatatatatatatatatatacatatacatatacatatatatatatataaatatttatttgtataaaattaactttaCTATATATAGTCTAATTATATCcatataacatgaaaaaaaataaaaaatagctatttttcttgaatatatATAGATGTCATATTATGAAGTTATTCCAATAAAATAtggacaaaaagaaaagaaatagtaCATTTATTATGAAAATGGCATTATTAGATTAAATTGTTGACAATAAGAACATCTTTAGACCAAATTATTAACTTATGACTAActgattttattaattatatctCATTTATAGTCATACTTCATTAAATGCTGAAAGTGTTAGAGATTTAAATTATAGGAAAATTGTCAAATCCAACTAATCATCAGttactttatatttatgttatttagctaaaataaaattatagataGTTGTAACAATAGTGTTATTTAATActttgtattgatgattttgcTATAAAAAGGTGTTTCATTTCAACCTTTTACACAAAACTCTTCAAAATCATCTATTCCCAGATCTTTGTAAGTAGTATTAGAATGAGTAGTAGGCAACGCAAAAAGTTTTTTTCTGAGGAAATCATAATCAAAATACTGAATGGTCTTCCTTTGAAATCGCTAGCAAGGTGTTCAAGTGTATCAAAGAACTGGCGAAAGTACATTGCTGAAATTTACCGTTCTCGTCTCCAATGGCCCAAACCCTACCTATTTGGCTTCTTTTGTGTAGAGAAACGTTTGCAAAGCCGTTTCTTTTTCTCATCCAAGGAATCACCACTGTTAATTGGTAATAGTTTGGATGAGTCTGTCGATTTTATCGGTGAAAGAGTTTACATTGTTGCCTCTTCTAATGGTTTTCTCCTCTGCAATAAGCTTAGAAGTAGACAAAGGGTTTATTATGTCTATAATCCTGCCACAAGGCAGCATTTTGATATCCCAAGAACTCAAATATCTATGAAGGATCCATATGTTGGATTTATAGTAAAGGAGACCGATGAGTCTGTCTCATTTACTATAGTTCGTTATGAAGTAACTTCTCCAGTAAGTAGGATTAAGTTCCGGTTCCAGTATAGTTTAACAATTGAAAGTTACTCTTCAGAGACTAAAGAGTGGACTGCTAATTCGTTAATTGAGGATGTACCTTTTCCATTGTACCCTTCTAGGGATGAGATTTCGTCATCCTCGGCCGATGTATTAGATGGAGTATTCTTTTGGCTAGATAATTATGGACAATGGATGACTGTTTATGATAGTGTAAACAAGGATTTTCGGGCTTTGGAATTGCCTGAACGGAGGACGGTGATCTATCCTGGTTATTGTTGCCTTGGATTATCAGGCGGGAAAATTTGTTTAGCATCGACTGGTTGGACAACCATCACTTGTTGGCAACTCAACAATTTTCCAAGTCGAGATGTAGTATGGGTTAGGAAGTATGCTGTAAATGTTGCATCTGTAGTTGAGAAATGTGAACAAGATTTTGGACTCGGAGGAGGTAGTTCTCTTGATAGGGAGCTTCGGAACATGATTTTTCATCCAGCTCTTTCGCACATGTTGTATTTGCAAATAAGAAGCATGGTTATTTCATATGATTTGGAAACAAATACTGCtgaatttgtttatgattttggaGAAGCTTGGCGGAAGACAATACACTACAAATTGTTTTCCTATGAGTGGCCTCAATGGCCGCGTCTCCAGTAGGCTATCGACAGGTATTACATATTTGTTGTACAAAACAAATAGTTTTCCAATTTAAATGCCTCTTTCTCTTCCAATATAactgaattattttatttttctgtgTTTCAGTGTTTGAAGGAGACGTTCTTCGTTGACGATCGAATCCATTGATTGGTGCTGCTGTTATCTTtggaatattttaaatttctggCTTGGTGCTTTTAGTTTTAATAGATTTCTGCTTAAGTTGTTGTGCTTGTGGACAAGTAATTCAATAGATTTTACTTAGAGTAATTTGATCAGGCATGGTATTTAATAAGCTAGCCAGTAATTCAATACATTTTGCTTCTGCTTGGGGATGTACTGatgtcttttttatatttatagacTTTTGAATTctctatatattttcttttctcgtACATAGATTTTGTTTATGCCTGGAAAAGTCCAAAAACATCTCTAATGTCCCCTGAAAATCTCTGAGAATTAGAAAATTGGAACGTAATTCTCCAACCCAAATGAAGTTAGATTATGCAATCACTATAATAAAAGTTCTCATTACCCTAAGGATTTACGCGGGGATATAATATAGTAAAATCCCCATGTAATTTGATTACATGCGAATTTTCTCGCAAAATTAAATTCGATAGAAAATCCTTCATAGATAACTCTTACCTGCAAATTTATACAAGCTTGAGGTAATTTACCTGGGGAATTTGTAAAATCCTCAGGTGTTTTACTTGGGGATTTATCAGCACTAACCATAAAAAAAGTCTTgcaatttttttaccaaaatttcgtataaaaacaaaatttcttgCTGATTTCGTAAAAATATTTCCCAAGGGAGATCCCCAAGTAAATTCATAGGAGTTTGGaggtgaaattttttgaaacagaaggaaaataatttcttgCGAATATACATGAAAGTATTGCTCAAGATATTATCCTATCAAAAGAAACCCACAAGAACCAACCAAAAACACAATTCACCTTATATCACTTTCATTCAACAAAAACCGATTTCATAATTCCTATGAAAAGAAACTCGCAAGATCAATACTTTATGATTCTTAAATAGGAAAAAACACATAACAACTCAAAATTCCATtctaacatttaatttgaaactccaaaggaaaaaataacaaatataaccctgaactatcgtaaatggtgtACAAATACTATTCGTCATACTTTTCGTTCATTAGTACCCCTGCATTCCAAAAAGCAATGCACATTTAGCTCTCACTATAACAGAAGACTTATTTGATACACGTGGTGCGATCCTATGAAGGGACATGATTTGACCAATTAATtaaactcaaattttaaaaaccccACTTAACCCACCCGTATAACCCatccaaaaacctaaaaaaaaaacccaattcCTCACACATAAgctcacacaaaaaaaaataaccaaaaaaaattccaaattgtCCTTCATCTCGATAGACCAAGTTCATCATcgattcatcattttttttcgTTGATATTTCTTCGTTCAGATCTATTCTTCGtcaattctcttcttttcttagTCAATCCAAAATTGTTTCTACGACAATTAGAAAGATCACGAAAAAACACTAGATCAACTATTTCAATTCAGCTAAACCTAAAACCCAAAATGCATAATTTTTTCTACAAGTAATAACCTTAACCATACAACACAAGATCATCGATAAACGAGAATGAACTTGTTTGGGCACGAAaacaaccaaaaaaatgaattttttttcgttaaaaaataaaaagaattagggGAAAATTAGGGGAAAGGATTAAGGGGAAGACTGAGAGCTGACCATTGTGCGTGAAAAGAGGtgtgaattgatgttgaaaatGGTTACGTGCAAATTGCAatgtatagaaaaattaatgaaGAGAAAGGGATTTAAGGCATATTGCGATAAGAATTAACATGAATCACATAAACCCGATTGTACATCTGGAAGTAAATCAAACTCAATATTAAAGATAGATTCTACAACTACAAGCCATGGGTATTTGAGAGAAGGGGATTTTTCATTAGGATTTTAGATAGATTATTTGTGTGGGTAATGGATGTATTGGGTGGGTCAAAATGGGTAATGGGCGGGTATTTGAATTTTGGGTTAATTATTTGGTCAAATTGGAATGAGCCGTAGGATTTCCACTTGTACCAAATAAGTCTTCCATTATAGTGAGGGGTAAATGTGCACTTTTTTTTGGACGACAGGGGCACTAATGAACGAAAATTATGACGGAGGATATCTTTatatcatttacgatagtttggaggaatatttgtcctttttcccaACTCCAAAGACAAGACACCAGAAACTATTTTTTAACAACATTagtcttttaaaataatatcttaCCAAAATCTCAACTTTAAACTCAAAGTTGAAATTAACTTTTCAAAACTCAAACACAAAGTAATCGGAGTCAATAACGGGAGGGGAAAATGGtaatttcatgaaatatttcaaaaatggccgaccaaatcattaaaaaagttGAGCGGTATATCAcacccttttccctttatttattAGATACATTTTTCCTAATAACAATTTTTATTGGTTCATGTTTATCCTATATCAATTCGGAAAAGATTAAGAAGTACAAATATTTTctgatttattaaaattttttgttgttatcgAGATGAAATTGGTAATGGGGCTACTGATTTATATTAATACCTAAAATATACATGTTGTTATtctatttaattgataaatgagaataaaaagtaaaaactgTTATTTTGTAGTTATCTATTAGTTA
This portion of the Solanum pennellii chromosome 12, SPENNV200 genome encodes:
- the LOC107006445 gene encoding uncharacterized protein LOC107006445 — encoded protein: MSSRQRKKFFSEEIIIKILNGLPLKSLARCSSVSKNWRKYIAEIYRSRLQWPKPYLFGFFCVEKRLQSRFFFSSKESPLLIGNSLDESVDFIGERVYIVASSNGFLLCNKLRSRQRVYYVYNPATRQHFDIPRTQISMKDPYVGFIVKETDESVSFTIVRYEVTSPVSRIKFRFQYSLTIESYSSETKEWTANSLIEDVPFPLYPSRDEISSSSADVLDGVFFWLDNYGQWMTVYDSVNKDFRALELPERRTVIYPGYCCLGLSGGKICLASTGWTTITCWQLNNFPSRDVVWVRKYAVNVASVVEKCEQDFGLGGGSSLDRELRNMIFHPALSHMLYLQIRSMVISYDLETNTAEFVYDFGEAWRKTIHYKLFSYEWPQWPRLQ